One region of Drosophila kikkawai strain 14028-0561.14 chromosome 2R, DkikHiC1v2, whole genome shotgun sequence genomic DNA includes:
- the LOC108072285 gene encoding zinc finger CCHC domain-containing protein 10 isoform X1: MSCICEFHSPVVDSPKSLTQLPLPANDDGSSTEVTPKDAGEEEPAEPSVTDSAVSASDLADCRAENWLLKKKLREYEVTIENLEQLVSTLVEKQHQILSDMFNLRTENHELQSECHLQREYHSMERNALLKQLNDAQNRDMILSLTQESRSIEPPINSDSLFVANSDKEDQCQYGNESNDEQESNSEEENEDRSGESSAPSSEYSSPSPTCSESEDTDVDNDLSGDKSSDSNSETD, encoded by the exons ATGTCCTGTATTTGCGAATTCCATTCGCCAGTTGTGGACAGCCCCAAGAGCCTTACGCAGCTTCCATTGCCAGCCAACGACGACGGGTCTTCAACAGAGGTCACCCCAAAAGA TGCTGGGGAAGAAGAACCTGCAGAGCCGAGTGTCACAGATTCTGCAGTGTCGGCCTCTGACCTAGCCGACTGCCGTGCGGAAAACTGGCTCCTGAAGAAGAAGCTGCGCGAATACGAGGTCACAATTGAGAACTTGGAACAGCTGGTGTCCACCTTAGTTGAGAAGCAGCACCAGATCTTGAGCGATATGTTTAACCTGCGCACGGAAAACCACGAACTACAGTCGGAATGTCATCTCCAGCGTGAGTATCACTCGATGGAGAGGAATGCCTTGCTGAAGCAGTTGAACGATGCCCAGAACCGAGATATGATCTTG TCCCTCACACAGGAAAGTCGATCAATAGAACCGCCTATTAACTCGGACTCGCTGTTCGTGGCCAATTCTGACAAGGAGGATCAGTGTCAATACGGCAACGAGAGCAACGACGAGCAGGAGTCGAATAGCGAAGAGGAGAACGAGGATCGTTCCGGCGAGAGTTCAGCGCCAAGCTCAGAATACAGCTCACCCAGCCCAACGTGTTCGGAATCGGAGGATACGGATGTGGACAATGATCTGTCTGGGGATAAAAGCTCCGATAGTAATAGCGAAACAGACTAG
- the LOC108072285 gene encoding zinc finger CCHC domain-containing protein 10 isoform X2: MSCICEFHSPVVDSPKSLTQLPLPANDDGSSTEVTPKDAGEEEPAEPSVTDSAVSASDLADCRAENWLLKKKLREYEVTIENLEQLVSTLVEKQHQILSDMFNLRTENHELQSECHLQREYHSMERNALLKQLNDAQNRDMILESRSIEPPINSDSLFVANSDKEDQCQYGNESNDEQESNSEEENEDRSGESSAPSSEYSSPSPTCSESEDTDVDNDLSGDKSSDSNSETD, from the exons ATGTCCTGTATTTGCGAATTCCATTCGCCAGTTGTGGACAGCCCCAAGAGCCTTACGCAGCTTCCATTGCCAGCCAACGACGACGGGTCTTCAACAGAGGTCACCCCAAAAGA TGCTGGGGAAGAAGAACCTGCAGAGCCGAGTGTCACAGATTCTGCAGTGTCGGCCTCTGACCTAGCCGACTGCCGTGCGGAAAACTGGCTCCTGAAGAAGAAGCTGCGCGAATACGAGGTCACAATTGAGAACTTGGAACAGCTGGTGTCCACCTTAGTTGAGAAGCAGCACCAGATCTTGAGCGATATGTTTAACCTGCGCACGGAAAACCACGAACTACAGTCGGAATGTCATCTCCAGCGTGAGTATCACTCGATGGAGAGGAATGCCTTGCTGAAGCAGTTGAACGATGCCCAGAACCGAGATATGATCTTG GAAAGTCGATCAATAGAACCGCCTATTAACTCGGACTCGCTGTTCGTGGCCAATTCTGACAAGGAGGATCAGTGTCAATACGGCAACGAGAGCAACGACGAGCAGGAGTCGAATAGCGAAGAGGAGAACGAGGATCGTTCCGGCGAGAGTTCAGCGCCAAGCTCAGAATACAGCTCACCCAGCCCAACGTGTTCGGAATCGGAGGATACGGATGTGGACAATGATCTGTCTGGGGATAAAAGCTCCGATAGTAATAGCGAAACAGACTAG